The window ACACAACTCCTTGATTACTCTAAGATTAATGTCAGCAATTGTTGGGATTCTCCGGAATACGACTTTGAAGGGGTAAACGCTAATGGAAGATCAGGTGGTCTAATCTCGATTTGGGACATCAGATACTTTCAATAGTCAGAGGTGATTAAACATAAATTCTTCTTAATAATAATTGGTACTTGGAAAGGAAGCTCTAGCAACACCATATTTGTAAATGTATATGGTCCTCACACTCCTTTGGAGAAAAAAGAAACATGGCGTGAATTACTTCAAATTAAGCAAACGAAAAGAGGTAAATGGTTAATCTTTGGTGATTTTAACGTTGTAAGGAGGAAGGAGTAGAGATTCAGATCCCAATTCTGCTCAACCAGTGCATCAGATTTTAATCGCTTTATAAGGCTAGCTGAGGTTCATGACTTTCCCATGGGTGGTGAAAGATTCACATTCATGAGTAGAGTTGATGCAAAGCTAAGCAAACTTGACCGATTCCTAGCTTGCTCGATTTTTTTGGCTACTTTCCCCTTAATAACTGTTACGGCTCAGCCTCGTGATCTATCTGATCACTGCCCAGTTACACTAATCTCTGACAGTGGAGACTTTGGACCTCCCTCATTCAAATTCTATAACTCGTGGTTAATGTTAGATGGTctaaacaaaattgtacaagatGCTTGGGCTGGATTTTCAGGATATGGTAATGCAGATTCATATCTTGCGGCTAAACTGCGCCACCTAAAGGAATAGATAAAGAAGTGGAGAAGAGATAAACACAAAAAGGAGAAACAAGAGTTATTAGACTCTAAAGAAAAGTTCATAATATTGAAAAGACTGTTGAAATAAGGGCACTCACCTCAGAGGAACTATCATCCAGAAGTAATTGCCTTCAGAAGATACTTGAACTTGAAAGATTGGCAGCCACGTCTGAAATGGACTACAGATGGAGAGGAAAAATAAAAACTATTCCATGGATACGCAAACAGTAATAACAGGAAAAACATAATTGTAGGTCTAATGATAAACGGAAGATGGGCTTTAGAAGTGAAAGAAATCAAAGATGAGGCTTTTCGGTTCTTCCAAAACAAATTTAAGGAGAAATGGATTTCACAACCAAAACTTGTAAACTCTCATATCCAGTCTATTGGCATGATGGACGCTATTAGATTGGAGGCTCCATTCTCTATTGATGAGGTGAAGAAAGCAGTATGGGCATGCGGAGGAGATAAGGCCCCAGCCCTGATGGGTTAACTTTTAAGTTCTTAAAAAAGTACTGGAGTTGTGTCACTGCAGATATCATGAGATTCGTACAATATTTCGATGAAACTGGTTCTATAGGTCGGGGTTGCAATTCCTCGTTTATCACTCTTGCACCCAAGGTTAAGGACCCGACATCACTTTGTGACTACGGGCCAATCAGTCTGATTGGTTGTATGTATAAAATTATCTCAAAGATGCTTGCTACCAGGATTAAAACAGTTGTTAGCAAGGTGGTTGGTGAGGAACAATTGGCTTACGTGGAGGGGCGAAGCATTCTTGACGGCCCACTAATTGTTAATGACTTATGTGGGTGGGAAAAAGTATCAAGAAGAAGATCCTGCTATTCAAGGTAGACTTTGATAAAGCCTTTGACTCCATAAATTAGGAATTTTTAGACTCGATACTGCTTCAGATGGGTTTTGGCTCGAAATGGAGATCTTGGATACATGGGTGTCTAGCCTCGTCTCGTGCATCTGTGATAGTCAACGAATCTCCTACCAAGGAGTTCAACATCACAAAAGGCGTAAGACAAGGAGACCCTCTCTCACTTTTTTTGTTCATAATAGCTATGGAGGGATTGAATGCTGCAATGAAATCTGCTGTTGAAAAGGGCTTTTTCAATTGCATTCAAGTACCGAGTGATGGACCAGTAATATCTCACCTATTCTATGTAGATGAGGCATTGTTCGTCGGTGAATGGTCGAGGTCAAATCTGAAAAACCTAGCACGCATTCTCAAATGTTTTCATGTTTCAGCAGGTTTGCGAGTGAACTTTCATAAATCCAAGGTTTTTGGTGTTGGGGCTTCTAACACCGAAACTGCACAGTGGGTACATATTCTTGGATGCGAGGCTGGTGTACTCCCATTCACCTATCTTGGGGTTCCGGTTGGAGCCAACATGAACCTGATAAAAAACTGGAACccaatcattgaaaagtttcgaAACAAACTCTCTCGTTGGAAAGCTAAAACCCTTTCATTTGGTGGAAGGCTTACCTTAATCAAAGATGTTCTAGGAAATCTTCCTACCTATTACATGTCATTATTTAGAGCTCCCATCGAAGTCATTGAAAAACTGGAGAacataagaaggaaatttttatGGGGGGGtcatgaagaaaaaaaataaaattaattgggTTTCATGGGAGAATGTTATCGCTCCTAAGGAACTTGGTGGCTTGGGAGTCGGAGCAATTCGTACACTGAATGTTGCTCTCATTGTTAAATGGTGGTGGAGACTTAAATTTGAACCCTCCTCACTATGGGCCAGAGTCATTGTAGGACTTCATAATCTGGGAAATAAACCTGTTGAGTACTTAGCAAAAAAAAATAACTGGAGTTTGGAAGAATATTGTTGGAGTTAAAAAGGATATTGATGCATTGGGACTTAGTTATAATGATATCTTCGTGCAAATTGTCAAATCTAGGGATAATACTATGTTTTGGCATGACATGTGGGTTGCTGGTGGTGTAAACATGAAAACAAAATACCCCAGATTATATGAACTTGAAAAAAAGAAGTCATGTAAGGTTTCAGAGAGAAAAAACAAAGGCGGGAACATGTGGAATTGGAGATCATGTCTTATTTGTTGCTGGTTGCTCCTCTGAACTAGAACGTCTAGTCAAAATTATGGATTCGATACAATTACAACCTGGGGTCGATCAACTCTCATGTTTACTATCGGCGGATAGAAAATATAGGGTGGACCTCCTCAGGAAAAAGATTGATCAGGGCTTCAACGCAAATGTACACCATTTTCAAATAAGTTGGTGTAAACTCATTTCAATTAAAGTAACTACATTCATATGGCATGCTGTGATGGGGAAAATACCGTCAGCTGTAGCACTCTCCTATCGTGGGGTTACTTTCGACATTTGTAATTGTAGCTCATGTATTGGTGGAATTGAATATGCAAATCATATTTTGGTGGAATGTCCTTATGCGAAGTCAGCCACAAAGTTCATACTTAACTGGTGCAGAATAGATCATATCGATTTCCATAATGTAGATGAGATTACTTCTTTTGCAGCCAACTGGGGGAGATGCCCTAAGAAAAGGGAACGGTTAACAGCCATTTGCTACAGGAtgctgtggagtatatggagaGCTAGAAATGATCGGATATTCCAAGCAAAATTCATCACTCCAAATGGTGTGGTGGACAATATCAAAGCTTTAGTTTATTTGTGGCTAAAATGTAGAGGTAAAGGTGGTTTTGTAATTGGGAAGAGTGGCTCTCTTTTGTCCTTTTTCGTCTTAAACTTAATTTTCTTTGTATATGTAATATGTAACCGCTAAATTTTCCCCTATAATTTCTTACTATTTGAGTGCGTTTTTATAATATtggccgtttcaaaaaaaaaaaaaaaactattataatAAAGTTGTATTACAAAAGCATTTATTCATCTTAGGGTAATTGAATCATTTACTACAAAATTCATTATTGTCATATAATTGTCGTTTAAGAAGATAATTGTATTTTTCGAAAGAGTGGAACATTTGAAAGCAAAACATCTTACTTTGTTACCAAAAATGTATTAGCGGCGGAGTAGTACTTTGGTATCCggccatttgaagcttttgctttgACTACCTTTGAATTGCTAGTTAAAATTTCCATCTTTATTGGGGTTTCTTGTGAACTCTTACTCATTATTTTGAAATACAAAAAAGCCCCTACAATTTCTTTTACTATCTTATATTTTTTTATCAACATTTATTAGTTTTTATAGTATAATAAAAGATACATTTGAAACAAAGCAAATATGGCCTTTGAAAtatatgaatttatttttatttgtttaaaaaaccCTTGATTTCTAAGAAAAATCATATTTACGTTAGGTTGTATTTTAGCCGGTGGAAATCATAACTTTCAACCATTTTCACAATTTATCTTAATAGATTACGTTTTAAATATATGACTATTGATTAAAATGGTTTATGAAACTGTAGTATCTCAAAAGGGAGGAACATTTTAAAGCAAAACATGTTACGTTGTTACCAGAAATGGGTAGTTTGGCATATATCCATATGAAGTTTCCTTTGAATTGTTCATAAAATTCCGTTGGAACATTTGAAATCAAAGCTATTTCACTCCCGTTCCCATCATATCATCCACATCTTTGTTCTCAACATACAAAGAAGCCACACCATTCTATCATCTTCCCCACCTGGCTCCGTTGCTAATTAATCTCTCTGATATCCCCTAATTTCATCCCAGTTCTCTCACTTCACTGTTTAGGGTTCTTGGCTTCTTCCCAATGATGAAGTGTTTCAGTATTTTCAGTTCCAGAACCAAAAGAATAGGGAAATCTTCACCGGAGCTCCAGGAGCAAAACCCATCAACGAAACCACCGACAAGATTAGTAAATTCCACTAGTTCAATCACTTCACCACTATTGTACAAAGAAGAAGAACATGTTTTGAGGAAGTTCTCGTTTTCAGAGCTCAAAAATGCCACTAATAATTTTAACAGATCGCTATGGATAAAAAATGGTCAATTCGGAAATGTGTATAAAGGGTTTATTCAACCTGTTAAACCTGCTGGTGATCAAGGTGCACATCTCGTGTTGGTAGCCATCACGAAACTTTACAATCATTCCATGCAGGCCTTCCATTAAAAttctcaaaaatattttctttaataattcTTAGTTTTATTTGTTTAAGCTTTTTGATAAGTTAGGGATGTGGGAATCCATTGTTTAGttataaattttagttttattacaTCTTATCGGTCAATTCTTAACATCATGAATTTAGAGCCCATATATATATACCGGCTTCTCAACTTCAAGATTTATAACACTTTGCTTAAACTTTGTAGTTAGATCAAGATCAGAGTGTCGgggaacaaaaacaaaaacaaagataTTTTGTTGGAGTATAAATCCAACATTTTATGTAAAAAAGTATTGTTTTGTGATGTGGTAGGAGCATAAAGAATGGCTATCAGGAGTTGAGTTTCTTGGGGTTGTGGAACACCCTAACCTTGTAAAGCTATTGGGATACTGTTTAGTAGACGATGAAAAAGAGAGACAAAGTCAAGACTATTAGTTTACGAGTATATGCCAAACAAAAGCTTAGACTATCATCTCTTTAACACAACATTGCCACCGATTCGATGGATGAAAAGGCTACAAATCCTCCTTGGTTCAGCCCAGGGTCTCGCTTATCTCCATGAGGGTTTAGAGAcccaggtatatatatatatatatatatatatatatatatatatatatatatatatatatatatatatatatatatatatatatatatatatatatatatatatatatatatatatatatatatatatacatatatatatatgttttacaaaatgttttcctAATTGTTCAAAGTAACTATTTTATGACATGTTAATTAAAGTATAAACTAATGTTTTTGTGATTAAGGTGCTATTTGGTGACTTCAACTCGGGGGATGTGTTGTTGGATGAGAATTTCAACCCAAAACTTTCAGATTTTGGGCTTGAGAGAGGACAAGTGCGCAACCTGTCATACGTACGTACAGTGGTGAGTATTTCAAATCATATGTCTAACATATGGCTAAATGACTCTGTTCAAATCCTTAGGTAGTATTTGTTAATATGGAATCAGAAAAGAAATGCAATGATCATTTCCATTTTTGTTTTACCAATGGATCTAACATGTTCCATTTTGTTGATTTCATTAATGAGGCAGTgggtgtttattttttttatacacTTTTTGTTATTTtcacttaattaaaaatttattgtttaaaatcTACTACAATGAGtattagttttaattttatttagatATAAACTAGGTTTGGACGTTTGGTTATATTTATTTTCAGTTTTGTAAATATAAAGTTCTATAATGactttgattttatgattttatgattttgtaTTTCCATCCGTTCTAACCAGCCAATCATGATTATGAAATGTAATGACTTATTAATTCTATAACCATGTCGTTTTAGTTCATCCAACTATATGCTTAATTATGCTAACTTTCTTTGGTTTCCAGTCTTTTTATGCTTCCCCGGAATACGTGCACTGTGGTCATCTAAAGTCAAATAGCGATTCATGGAGTTTTGGAATTGTACTTTACCAGATTCTATCGGGCAGAAGGGTGATTGATAGAAACCTTCCACAATCTCAACAAATGCTTACCAACTGGGTGAAACAGTTCCCAGCCGATAGCAAGATATTCTGGAAGATGATTGATCCACGTCTAGATAATCAATATTCTCTTAGTGGGGCCCAAAAAGTTGCAAAATTGGCTGACAGTTGCATGCGAAATAATCCGGAAGATCGACCAACGATGAGTCAGATAATTGATGTGTTACAAGAGTCAATTAGAGACTCGGAAGATGAACGCCAGAATCCGTTACCAGAGTCGTCTACATGAATATCCTAAGATGGCGTTTTGTTTGTCGAATTTTGGCGGAATTGGAATTCAGTTCCATCGAATTAATTCCTAGGTTTTGTTTCAGATAAGCCTGTCATGGGTTCAAGTCTCTCATAAGTGGTATTTAGGAGAATATTaactaatttgaaaaaaaaaatgagtgaCAATTCAAAATCATCACAATTATTTGAAAGCCTATAAGTGCTTGTAACTAgatttataaaagtttacatgCAGGCCTAATTGTTATTCCATGCATAAAATGATCAACTCGTTCCACACTCTTGTTCATGTTGTACAGATTTATGCTCATGAAGATTTGTATTTCAACTTTTTGTTCAAAGATATTTTTAAACAAGAAAATGTCAAAGAAGAAGTAGAATCTTGAGTAAAAAATCAGGGTCATTATTCCAATCTAGATTGCTTCTGGGGTTCCTCTCCTTCGTCGATATTAATAAGTAACTATTGAGATGGCTCGTACATTGCCACGTGTCTATTAATCTTATATTTTCGACATTATGTATGTAATTGTCTCTTACATAAGGTCTCTTTCTATAATTTTTGTGAAATATGGGAACCATGTTTGTAAGTTTCATATTAGGCAATTCTGAAACACGATGATCACTTATGTTAGAACAAATTACTGAAATCATccatgtggtttggtcaaaatttcaCGTTTAGTCTCTAACTTTTTTTTGTGCTCATACCATTCTTGtggtttcatttatttattttttttgcgtTTTTGGTCAATGATAAACATGAAAGGACTAATTTCCcctttatattttcttttttagaTTTTAACATTATCtatttattattaaataatttaaattattaattaaattggaaatgGATCCATCCAAAACCTTACACGGCTACACCCCTCGCTCCTCGTATCCTTCTCTCTCATTTCAATGCATCTGCCACCGAAGAAACTCTAATGCTGCTTCTAAACCCTTCCACATGAAACTTCATCGAAGAAACAATaaaccatcatcaccaccaccatcgaaGAAAAACTGTTGTTTCCTGAAACCAAACTGTCGACCCTCTTATCTCGTTTCAATCACCATCGCCCCTCTCTTATCTCACCGAAAACATCACCACCCCTGAAAACCACAACTCTCCCTCTATCACCTGAAAATCGCTACTGAAATCCTATAGAACCAACAGATCAACAAAAGAGAACATCATATCGACCAAAGAGACAGAGAGATAGGAAAAGGATCGGATGGTTTATCACCTAGAAAACGCCATTGAAACACCTAAAAGTCATATATTTAACTGAAAAATGTCACTGAAACCTCTAAAACCACAATTGATTCATTGTTCTTGGATTCTAGATGTTGAGTTCTAGATCGATTTCAAGTTATTTTGGTTTCGAATGGTTTGATTTTGAGCTATGGATTTTAGGTTTTTTTTATAAGGATACAtctgataggtgcattttatgcacctattttgcatgtttatttccgtcTTTTTATAGCATTATACTCCATAATTCTCgcatttagttgattattagggcAATTGTATATTTCATCAAGAGTGTCTGGTACTTCaccatttttgatttattttgcaggcattatggagcATGGATACGTGGAGCTTGGATGCTTGGAGCTTTGGAGCATGAGGAGAAGATGAACCGGTCATTCCATGGcagaaaacatgaagatggaacccGAGTCATTGTGCATTATTATCATAGCAAAAGGACTATGTTTGAAACGCGATTATTGTCAAACCGACACGGGTCGTGTTTGTCCTTTGTCATCTtatatttgagcaacatgactcgtggtgaagctagattaaagatggagccaacagtgaatattttttggaattttagcaaaaagcatgggccatgccaaaaacacatggtcaagacaaatggccatgccaaaaacacatgggcaaaaggcatggccatgccaaaaacgcaTGGCCTCATGGTATGCACGTGAAAATTAATTAAAACAGGAGGAGACGCCATTTTGAAGCAGAGAACGGTTTTGGGAGCAGTTTCTAGCGATCCAGGGCAATTTTGGGAgaattcttggagcttttgagaagacttaatcattgcaaacatttggatttcatttttgtaaggattaaacattccaattccatctttattcttgtttgatttgttcttagccatgtgtggctaagaaaccctagtttctagttcttgttcaaaacatgttgattgcttgacttgaagcatatgatttgatgtttgatttgtgattctattctagtgattatgtttttgtttaaactagaatccttgaatttgatttgtgtttgattggccactttcatgaattgaatttttgtgcagttaattaacttttagggcacctaatcgttctattgagttaataattggtaacaagcaataagttttcttattgtaaaacatatatcacatgttttcacacttccgagcgtatgagaagaaatgaacattgttgggaagcttgtacaaaacttaatgtagtttttcaatacaatctaagagtgTGTTTAgattgaattagtaaagctaggtctaatcaaagagcgtgttttggttagataatttggcaagcgagaggtattagagcgtgttaatatctttcagtaccaacatagaatagcaatcttgaattacatcaagtcataatcaagttgaacaacatcattgagaactagaactagaaccattcaatcaatttgtttacaaatctatttcattttgtgcatgcttttaaagtagattgttatttagttatttacttttgcaaacaaaccctccctttgtgaccaaagtaccttacgcaaagaggtatagaattttgtcccgtgtctctatggttcgaccctgcttgccttgtactactttttagtgcattaaagcagtgtattttggagtatatcgtacccctattatttgttgggtctgacacgcctaacaacatcaatggttttttttttgtagTGGTAGTAGTGGAGGTGGTAACGACTTCTGTAACAATTTCAACGGTTAAGTTGATTTGGTTTGTGGATTTTTCTTGTAATTTTTCTGTTGAGGGTTGAAATGTGTTGGGTGATAGTGTTGTAGGGTTGCAATGGTGGTTTGagatatatgtatggtggtggtGAAGGGGATGGTTATCATGGTATAAGTTGATGACGTGAAATGAAATGGGTAGGGAAAGGGTGGGCACATATGGTTttgcatttttaaattaataaaattgtaatccaaacatcatcataaaataaagataaaacaAAGTGTGTCAAATACATCATGAAACATCAGAGTAATCATAAAATGCAGAATGAGGTGGTGTGCACACAACAATCATCCCAACCGCATCCCATTttaaacccatcatgggcctaataCCAAATGGGCCCAAACATAGTAAGGCCCAAAGTCAGAAACTAGtaacccaataaggcccaaaatcCCAAACCAACGCCTTCATTGTGACCAATCTTTTGTCACGTCGTGAGACATGTCTGATCCAAATCTGTGCTTCACTCCTAACTCTGACAACTCAGCGGGGATGGTGACccatcctcacgtcgtgagaccttCTGTCTCATGTCGTGAGAACGGTTTGAAGCCAAAACCACTATTTCAACGGTCTTAATCGATTCAGCCCTTAACATCA of the Lactuca sativa cultivar Salinas chromosome 6, Lsat_Salinas_v11, whole genome shotgun sequence genome contains:
- the LOC111895781 gene encoding uncharacterized protein LOC111895781 gives rise to the protein MEGLNAAMKSAVEKGFFNCIQVPSDGPVISHLFYVDEALFVGEWSRSNLKNLARILKCFHVSAGLRVNFHKSKVFGVGASNTETAQWVHILGCEAGVLPFTYLGVPVGANMNLIKNWNPIIEKFRNKLSRWKAKTLSFGGRLTLIKDVLGNLPTYYMSLFRAPIEVIEKLENIRRKFLWGGHEEKK